In Streptomyces nojiriensis, the sequence ACAGGACGCCGACCACGAGCGGGACCAGGGCCACGGCCAGGGCCGTACCGGCGGTGGTCACGTGCTGCATGCGCGGGTGGGCGGCCCGGCCGTTCGTGGCGTCTGAAGTCATGTCCCCATTCGACCAGCGGCGCGCCGCCGGGGAATCGGGGTGGATACTCAGGCCGTTGGGTGTGAGGTACTCAGACGGGCGGGGCGGGTGGTGGGTGATGGCGGTACCCGGGCAGGGTTTCGAGCCCGCGACCGGCGACGGCCCGGAGGGCGCGCCCGGCGGGCGTGAGGCGGAGCTGCACACCGCGTTCGAGGGGCTGCTGCAGATCCGCCGTCTGGTGAACGGCCCGGCGGGCGCGGCGGTTCCCGCGCCCTGGGAGGTGCGGCAGCTGCCGCGCGCGGTGGCGCTCGTACTGGAGGCGGCGGGGATCGCGCCGTCGGCGCTGGACGCGCAGGGAAGGCGTACGCGGACGGGCTACCGCGTGGCGGCCGGAGCGGAGCCCGGGCGGGCGGAGGTGACCTGGCCGGGCCCGGCGGGCGGCGGCGCGGCCGCTGAGGAGCAGGAGCGGCTGACGGCCTGCGCGGCCGTGCTCGAACGGCTGGGCTGGGTGTGCCTGCTGTACCGGGGCCCTCGGCGGCGCCGCTTCCTGGAGGTGGAGCCCCCGGGCGGGCCGGGCGGGCGCCCGCTCAGCCGAGGGTGAGCAGGACGACTTCCACCTCCTGGCCGCGGGCCATGGCGAAGTCACGGGTGCGGCCGGTGACGGTGAACCCGCACTTCTCCAGCACCCGGATGGAGCCCGCGTTGTCGGCCACCGCCCCGGCGTGCAGGGGCCGGGTGTCCTCCAACCGGATCAGCTCGGCCAGCGCCCGGGTGGCGATGCCCCGTCCCCAGTGCTCGGGTCCGATCACGTACGTCACCTCGCGCTCCTCGGGCGGCCCGAACACGGCGGCGTGGCCGGCCACGACCCGGTCGGCCAGCACGGTGCGCAGGAGCACGGCGGGGTCGTTGCGCACCTTCGCCCAGTGCGTGTCGAAGTGGCCGCGGTCGTAGTGGTACTTCCTGGTGATCGCCGCCATCTGCTGGAGGCCCGGGTGCGTCAGCTGCTCCCAGAAGACGGCCAGGTCGTCGTCGCTCGTCTCGCGCAGCTCGATCTCCATGTGCGCTCTCCCTCTCCCCCGGTGCCCGATCCCGACGGCCCACCCTACGAGGTGCGCGGGGCGGGCCCGGACCCCTCGTCAGGCGTAGCGCCCGGCCAGCGTGGTCACCGTCTCGGCGAGGGCGCGGCGCAGTTCGGGCGGTCCGAGCACCTCGGCCTCCGTGCCCAGGCGCAGCAGGTCGCCGACGGCGACGGCCTGCGACTCGACGGCGATGCGCAGCCGGACCCAGCCGTCCGCGTCGGCCGGGCCGGCACCGGCGAGCGCCCGCGTGCCGGCCGCCCCGAACTGCATGGGCAGCAGCAGCTGTCCGCGCGGGGAGAGCCGTAGTTCGGCGGTCTGCTGGTGGAGCGCGGCGCCCAGGCGGCTGGTGGACTCCTGCCAGTACGCGGCCAGTTCGAATCCGGCGGGCCGTTCGAAGCGCTCCGCCGCGGTGTCCACCGTCAGGAACCGGGAGACCCGGTAGGTCCGTACGGCTCCGCCGGCGTCGGCTGCATCGGCTGCATCGGCTGCACCCGCTGCATCGGCGACGAGGTACCAGATGCCGCTCTTGAGGACGAGGCCGAGCGGTCGGAGCTCACGCCGTACCTCGCCGCGCCAGCGGCGGTAATGGGTGTGCAGCACGTGCTGGTCCCAGACGGCCTGGGCGATCCGCGCGAGGTGCGGGACGGGGTCGGCCTCCCGGAACCAGGCGGGCGCGTCGAGGTGGAAGCGGTCCTGGATCCGCCGGGCCCGTGCGGCGAGGGCGGCCGGCAGCGCGGCCTGGAGTTTGAGCTGGGCGGCGGCCAGATCGGCGCCGAGGCCGAGCTCCCGTGCGGGTCCGGGGGCGCCGGCCAGGAAGAGGGAGCCCGCCTGGGTGTCGGTGAGGCCGGTGAGGCGTGTGCGGTAGCCGTCGGCCAGCCGGTAGCCACCGGCCGGGCCGCGGTCGGCGAGGACGGGGACGCCGGATGCGCCGAGGGCGTCGATGTCGCGGTGGATCGTGCGCACCGACACCTCCAGCTCGGCGGCGAGTTCGGGGGCGGTCGTCCGGCCGCGGTTCTGCAGCAGCAGGAGCAGGGAGAGAAGCCGGTCGGCGCGCATGGCGTCATTGTCCCCCGTACCTGACAGAAGGTGTCAGGTACGGCTGCCAGCCTGGGGGAACGCCGGGCGGAGAGACCGTCCGGCCCGCCGAGAGGACCGCCATGCCCACGCCCGTAGAGACCGGTGGCCGCTTCACCTTCGCCAACTGGGAGGAGAGCCCCGTCGGCGCCGTGGACGCCGTCCCGCGGCTCGCCCACGCCCATGTCAACAACGCCTTCACCGGGGGGATCTCGGCCGCGGAGACCGCCTGTGACTACACGATCGCGTACACCGGGGAGAACCTCGGCTCCTACAGCGGAATGGAACTGGTCGCCGGCAGCGTCGACGGCCGCAAGGGCAGTTTCGTACTGGAGGAGCGCGGCACCTTCGACGCCGGCGGCACGGTCTGCCGTTTCGAGGTGGTCCCCGGCTCCGGCACCGGGGATCTCGCGGGACTGACGGGCTCCGGAGGCTTCACCTACCGCCACGGCGACACCTCCGTCGCCTACACCTTCACCTACGACGTGGGCTAAGGGCTGTCCCGTAATCCGCGGTGGGTCAGCGCGCGGCGTCAGATGCGGTGCATCGCAAGGCGGAGGGTCGTCCTCATACTGGGCGTATTTGGGCGATCCCGACAACGCGGCGAGGTGCCGTAGCTGGCGTCGCGCGCCCGCCGGGGATTACGGGACAGCCCTTAGGGCCTGCATCGACAGTATTTCCCAGAAGATCGTCAGGCTGCCCGGCTACGGTGCGGGCATGGTGAATTTCGTGCTGGTTGCAGGTGCACGGCTCGGGGCGTGGGCGTGGGGCGAAGTGGTGCCGTATCTGCGTGCGGCCGGCCACGGCGTCTATCCGTTGACGCTGTCCGGTCTTGCTGACAAGCAGGGTGTACCGGCGGGGCAAGCGACTCACGTCCAGGACATCGTTGCCGAGGTAGAACGCCAGGGTCTGCGTGACGTAGTCCTGGTGGGTCACAGCTACTCGGGCATCCCGGCCGGTCAGGCCGCGGAGCGGATCGGCGACCGACTGACCCGCGTGGTATTCGTCGACTCAAGTGTTCCAACTGACGGCGAGTCGTTTGTCTCCGCCTGGCCGGACGGCGGGGCGGCAGTGGAGGCATCGATCGCCGAGAACGGAGGGTTTTGGCCGCTCGCGCCAGCTGCTCACTACGACGGCGAAGGTCTCACCGATGAGCAGATCGCACGCCTCGTGCGTGGCTCGACGCCTCACCCGGGTGCCACGCTGACCGAGCCCGCTGTGCTGGCGGGGCCGCTCGGTGAACTTCCGGCGACATACATCCTGTGCGTGATGCCGGGGGCCGAGCCAGACGACGCCGAACCCGACGAAGATGTGGCCGAGCTGCTGAACAGCAAGCGCTGGCGGCTGGCCAAGATGGACACCGGCCATTGGCCGATGTTCTCCCAGCCGCGCGAGCTGGCGCAGATTCTCCTCAACGCTGCCGTGGAGTGAGAGCACATCCATGCCTGCGGGCCATTCGCCGATGGCCGCTATGAGGACGGTCGCCTCGTAGCGGACCGCTGGCTTGTCGTATCGCGTGGCGACGGCCCGGTACCTCTTGAGGCGGTTGATCCCACACCCGACCGCGTGGCGCTCACGGTAGCCGACCGGGTCGAACCTCGGCGGCCGGCCACCGCGAGAGCCGCGCTGCTTGCGGTGACGCGCCTGGTCGACCTTGTCCGGGATGGCGCAGCGGATCCCCCGGCGACGCAGGTAAGCGCGGTTCTTGCGGGAGGCGTACGCCTTGTCAGCACGCACCCGATCGGGACGGACGCGCGGCCGGCCGCGGCCCGATGCGGGGCACGCGGACCTTGCTCAGCACGGGTTCGAACTGCGGCGAGTCGCCGCACCCTTCGCATCGGCCAGCCATCGGCGGAACGAGTCGTAGATCCGGCCCCACGGCCCGTACTCGACGGGCACGTCCCGCCACGGAACGCCCGTTCGGACCCGGAACCGCATGCCGTCGATCAACTGCCGCCGGGACCAGACAGGCGGCCGCCCCGCCTTCGTCCCCATCGGCAACAACACCGCCCACTGTTCATCAGTGAGATCACCCCGCCCCATGAACGGAGATCATTCACGGAGAAAGATCCACTTTCGGTACAGGCCCCAGGGGGTGTCCCGTTGAGGGAGCAGGGAGCCGCCGCGACCGGCGTTGTCAGTGGGTCCCCCTAGCGTCTCGGACATGACGCGGACCGCACATACCTTCGCCTACGCACGCCCTTCCTCGCTGACCGCCGCCGGGGCGGGCCGGACCCTCAGTCTGGAGACGGCGGGGGGTCTGACCCCGGCCGGGGCCGACCCCCACCCCCAGTTCTTCGCCGGGTTCCTGAGTGCCCCTCAGGCAGCCGCGCGGGCCCTGCTCGCCGTCGCGGACGTGGCCGCCGCCCGCTACTACCGGCGCACCCTGCCCGCCTCGCTCGACCCGGTCGTCACGGGCAACGGCGACCGGCTGCGCTTCGAGTCCTTCTCCGGGTGCTGCGGGGTGTACGCCCGGCTCGACGTACTGCCGGACGGTCTGCGCGGCGCCGACACCGGCCACGGCACCACCAACGTCGACGTCAACAACCCGCTGCGCGAGGCGTTGTCCCGGCTGAGCGGTGACGACCCGCTGCACCTGCGCGTCGGCCCCGACGAGATGGCGGTGACGACGCTCGACGGGCCGGTCGTGGAGAAGAAGGTTCCGCTGCCGGAGCGCTGGCTGCGCGGTTTCGCCGAGTCCCAGGCCGCCACCACCGGCTTCGACCTGCGGGCCGAACTGACCGCCGCCGAGGCGGCGCGCTTCCTCCGCTCCCTGCCCCGTACCGCGGTGGGCGGCGGAGCCGCGAGCGGCGCCCTGTGGGTGGTTCCCGCCGGTCGGACGCTGCGCCCCACCACCCGGCCGGTGCCCGGCGCGGTCTGCCTGCCCGGCCCCGAGCGTCTCGCCGCCCTCCAGCGGGTGCTGCGGCACGCCACGGGCCTGCGCGTGTACGGTCCCGCGCCGACCGGGGCGGAGCCCACCGCCTCCGCCTGGGAGGTCGCCCTGCCCGGGATGCGGCTCACGCTCACCCTCTCCCCGGAGGCCTCCCGCGGGTTCTCCGGCGAGGGCGGCGTCCTGGAGGCCCTGGCCACCGACGCGGCGGCCGAGGACGCCGAGCTGATCTCCGTACTCCTCGCCTGGGAGCCGCGCATCGATCCGGCCGATCTGGCCGAACAGTCGGGGCTTGCGGTGGACCGCGTACGGGCGGCCCTGACCCGCCTCGGTACGGCCGGCCGGGTCGGCTACGACATCGCCGAAGCCGCCTACTTCCACCGCGAACTCCCCTACGACGCCCGCCGCGCCGAGCGGCACAACCCGCGGCTGGTCGCCGCCCGCGCCCTGCTGGCCGCCGGAGCGGTCACCCTGGACGGGCCCGGTACCGCCCTGGTGGCCTCCGGTGAACGCCGCTACCAGGTACGCGAGTCCGGCGGCGCGCTCAGCTGCACCTGCCAGTGGTGGGCCGACCACCGGGGCCGCCGCGGCCCCTGCAAGCACGCGCTGGCCACCCGGATGGCCCTGCGGGCCGCCACCGCCACCTCCGCCACCCCTTCCGTCTCGCCCGCCCCTTCCGGAGCCGCACGATGAACACCACCGAGAACGCCACCGACGACGTCCTCGCAGCCGTACGGGCGGGCCGCACCGCCGAGCTGCCGGGTCTGCTCAAGCCGCTGGAACCCGCACGGCGCCGGGCGCTGCTCGCCGGACTGAAGGAACTGCGCCGCGAACTGCGTTCCTCGCGGTGGGAGCGCTGGGAGGACCGCAACCGGACCAACCCGGCCCTGGTGGTCGCCGGAGCCGGCTGCACCACCGGGGCGGCGGCCGCGGCCGCCTGGATCGGGGCCGCCGATCTGCGCCGCTGGAGGCGGCGGCCGCCCACCGCCGCGCTGCTCGACGTACTGTCCGGCCGGGATCCGAAGTGGCTCGGCGACCTCGCCCACCGGCTGGCCGCCCGGTCCGCCACCGCCGAACAGGACTACCCGCTGATCAGCGAACTCGTCCGGCTCGCCGGCTGTCCGATGCCCACCACCGACGGCTGCGTCGAAGGCTGGGCGGCCGCCGTGGGGGCGTCCCGTTCCCCTCTCGTGGTCGCCCTGCGCCGCGACCCCCACCTCGCTGCCCTCGCCCCGCGGCTCTTCGAGACCGCCGAACCGGTCGGTGTCATCACCTGGCACCGGGATCCGGACGGCCCCGACAACTGGCCGACCGCGCTGGCCACCCTGGCCGACGAGGGGCGCCTGGACCGTGCCGTCCTGCTGGACGGATGCACCGCGCGGTTGCTGCGCGGCGGCAAGCCCGCCCAGCTGAAGCCCTACCAGGAGATCCTGGAAGCCCTGCGTCCGACCGCCGAGGAGGAGCGGGAGCGGGCCGCCGACTGGATCGCGCTGGCCGCCGACGCGCCTTCCGCCGTCGCCGGGAGCGCCCAGCAGACCCTCGCCCGGCTCGCCGCAGCGGGTCACCTGAACCCCCGCCGGCTCGCCGAGATGTCGACCGCCGTCCTCTTCCGCCCCGAGAAGAAGCTGGTCCGCTCGCAACTCGTGCTGATCGGCAAGGAACTCACCCGCAATCCGGCCGCCGCCCCCGAACTGCTGCCGGAACTCGCCGAGGTGTTCGGGCACGCGGACACCGACTTCCAGGAGCGGGCGCTGAAGCTGGTCGCCGCCCACCTCACCGACGATCCCGGACTGCGCGCCGAACTCGCCGACCGGGCCCACCTGCTGAGCCCGGTCCACCGGGCCCGGGCGGTGGAGCTCCTCGGAGCGGCCGCCGCTCCCGCCGCGGAATCCGGCCCCTACCGGGAGACCCTGCCACCGCTCCCGGTCCCGGCCCCGCTCGCCCCCGCACCGGAGACGGTCGCCGAGACCGTGGAACTGGTCGCTGCGGTCGTCAACGCGCGCACCGCCACCGTCGAGGAGTTCGAGCGCGCCCTGGACGGGCTGGTACGGCACGCGTACCGGGACCGCGCGGCCCTCGCCGAGGCGCTGCGCCCCGCGCTGGCGGACCGCTGGTGGCTCGACCCCGAGCAGTCCCGCTCCTACACGCACGAGCTGCCCGGTCTGGAGCACGTGGCCGCCTGTGTCCTGGACGCGCCGCCGACGGGCACACCGCAGCCGGCCCTCGTGTCCTGGCGCAGCGACTGCCACCACACCGCGATCGGCGCCGCCACCCATGCGCGCGTGGCCGAGGCCGCGCAGCGCATGGCGTCCCGGCCGCTGCCCTTCCTCCTCGCCACGCCCTCCGTGGAGACGGGCTCGCTGGACCCCCGCGTGCTGGTCGCCCGCCTCGCCGAGTACGGCCGTCTCGGCGCGGACCCCGCGCCCGCGGACTGCGCCCAGGCCCTGCTGCGGGTGCGCCGTGACGCCTCCGCCGTCCCCGAGGCCGCCGCCCTCGGCACGCCCGCGGGCGACCGGCTGGCCGCCTGGCTCGGCGATGCCGGACGGCCCGTGGCCGTCACCCGCCGAACCGCGCCGGCGGTGCAGCACCGGTGGGGCGGCGTGACGCCCGCGCGCCTCGTGCTGGACACGGCGCAGCGGACGACCGTGGTGCGCGAGTTCCCGCACCGGTTCCACGAGCTGGCGAAGGCCCGCACGGCGGCCGACCGCTGCTGGGACGGCCGCGACGACGCGTCGGTGATCGCGGTCCTGCCCGAGGACCGGGAGGCCCTGGCCGCCTGGTGCCTCCCGGTCGTCACGGCCGGTTCCGTCAACGAAGCGCGCGAGGCGGCCGCAGCGCTGCCCCTGCTCGCCGCGGCCGGTGGACCGGCCGGCCCGGCCCTGCACCTGGCGGTCGCCACCGGACTCGGCGCCCGGCACCCCGAGGACCGGCTGAGGGCCGTGGACGCGCTCCTCACGCTCGCCGCCCAGGGTGAGCTGGACGCCGTGGGCCTCGGGTGCGACCTGGCCGAGCTGATCGCCCTGGGCACGGTCAAGCCCGGCCGGCTCGCCGACTCGCTGCGCACCCTCGCCGCGACGGGCGCGTACGCGACGACCTGGGCCGTGCTGGCGGCCGCCCTGCCCGCTCTGCTCACGGGGGCGGCCGATCCCCGTGGCGCCGGGGACCTCCTGTCGACGGCCGCCGAGTGCGTGGAACAGTGCGGGGCGGCGGCGCCCGAACCGGCCGGGCTCGCCTCCGTCGCGGCCCGGGGCGGCTCGTCGCGCCTGGTCACCCAGGCCGCCCGGCTGCGCGACGCCCTCCGCCGCAACGAGGGGGCTCCTGCCACGGGCAACTGAACGGGTTGCCGTAACGGAAAAACTGTTGAACTTTGTCCCACTGTCCGTAAATATGCGGCCAATTTGGCGATGACGGGACTGATGTTTCATCATCGTGACTGCACGTCAGCTTTGGGCGTGCGTCAGAGGGATACGGGGGCGCCGGGGGGTGTCCCCCGTTCACACCGGCCCGACCGTGCAGGCGAGTTCCTTCCCTCGCCGCGCCCCGCCGTGATTCCCGTTCCCGTTCCCGTCATCCAGGCAAAGGCTCATGTCCGCCCAGCAGCTCTCGGACCTCATACGTTTCGCCCGCCACAACTCGCCCTACTACCGGGACCTGTACGCGTCCCTGCCACCGCACGTCGACCGCCTCACCGACCTGCCGGTGGTCGACCAGCAGGACTTCTGGGCGGCCAACGCCCTGCACGACAGCCGTGTGCTGACCGGCCCGCTCAGCGAGGCCACGGTCTACAAGACCGGCGGCACCACCGGGTCCCCCAAGTTCTCCGTCTTCACCCGCGACGAGTGGCGCACGTTCGTCACCGCCTTCGGCGAGGGGCTCGTGGACACCGGTCTGCGCCCGGGGCACCGCGTCGCCGACCTCTTCTACGCGGGGGAGCTGTACGCCAGCTTCCTCTTCGTCCTCGACTCGCTCGCCCACGCACCCGTGGACAACGTCCGCCTGCCCATCGGCGGCGGCGCGCCGCTGGAGTCGACGATCCCCACCCTGCGCGATCTCGCCGCCCAGGTGCTGACCGGCACGACCACCACCTTGTGCCGGCTCGCCGAGCAGGTCGTCTCGAGCGGTGTCCCGCTCGGTTCGGTGGAGTTGCTGCTCTTCGGCGGCGAGGCCCTCTTCGACGACCAACGACGGCTGCTGGCCGCCGCGTTCCCCGGCGCCGAGGTCCGTTCCGTCGGATACGCGAGCGTCGACGCGGGCCTGCTCGGCCGCCCGGTGCCCGGCCCCGACGCCCGGGTGCACCGGGCCTTCACCCCGTACTCGGTCGTCGAGATCCTCGACGACTCCACCGGTGAACCCGTCACCGAACCGGGGCGGCCCGGCCGGGTCGTCGTCACCAGCCTCTTCCGCCGCCTCATGCCGATCATCCGCTACCCGGCCGGTGACCGGGCCGAGTGGACCGGCACCGGGCCCGGCCACTTCAGGATCCTCGGGCGCGCCGAGGAGGGCGTGCGCGTGGGCCCCGTCTCCCTCTACACCCAGGACGCCCAGGACGCCGTGGCCGCGGCGGACACCGAGGGCCGCGTGGTCGGCATGCAGCTCGTCGTCCGCCGCTGGGAAGGCCGCGACGGGCTGGTCCTGCGGCTGGCGACGGCCCCCGGTGACGAAGCCCGCGACCAGGTCGCGGGCGGCCGCGAGGCGCTGGCCCGGGCCGTCGTCGCGGAGCTGGAGACCGTACGGCCGCTGTATCCGGACAGTGTGCGTGCCGGGTTCGTGCACCCGCTGTCCGTGGAGTGGGCCCGCCACCGCGACCTCGCCGTGAACCCGCGC encodes:
- a CDS encoding GNAT family N-acetyltransferase, whose amino-acid sequence is MEIELRETSDDDLAVFWEQLTHPGLQQMAAITRKYHYDRGHFDTHWAKVRNDPAVLLRTVLADRVVAGHAAVFGPPEEREVTYVIGPEHWGRGIATRALAELIRLEDTRPLHAGAVADNAGSIRVLEKCGFTVTGRTRDFAMARGQEVEVVLLTLG
- a CDS encoding helix-turn-helix transcriptional regulator: MRADRLLSLLLLLQNRGRTTAPELAAELEVSVRTIHRDIDALGASGVPVLADRGPAGGYRLADGYRTRLTGLTDTQAGSLFLAGAPGPARELGLGADLAAAQLKLQAALPAALAARARRIQDRFHLDAPAWFREADPVPHLARIAQAVWDQHVLHTHYRRWRGEVRRELRPLGLVLKSGIWYLVADAAGAADAADAADAGGAVRTYRVSRFLTVDTAAERFERPAGFELAAYWQESTSRLGAALHQQTAELRLSPRGQLLLPMQFGAAGTRALAGAGPADADGWVRLRIAVESQAVAVGDLLRLGTEAEVLGPPELRRALAETVTTLAGRYA
- a CDS encoding DUF3224 domain-containing protein — protein: MPTPVETGGRFTFANWEESPVGAVDAVPRLAHAHVNNAFTGGISAAETACDYTIAYTGENLGSYSGMELVAGSVDGRKGSFVLEERGTFDAGGTVCRFEVVPGSGTGDLAGLTGSGGFTYRHGDTSVAYTFTYDVG
- a CDS encoding alpha/beta fold hydrolase, with amino-acid sequence MVNFVLVAGARLGAWAWGEVVPYLRAAGHGVYPLTLSGLADKQGVPAGQATHVQDIVAEVERQGLRDVVLVGHSYSGIPAGQAAERIGDRLTRVVFVDSSVPTDGESFVSAWPDGGAAVEASIAENGGFWPLAPAAHYDGEGLTDEQIARLVRGSTPHPGATLTEPAVLAGPLGELPATYILCVMPGAEPDDAEPDEDVAELLNSKRWRLAKMDTGHWPMFSQPRELAQILLNAAVE
- a CDS encoding SWIM zinc finger family protein, whose protein sequence is MTRTAHTFAYARPSSLTAAGAGRTLSLETAGGLTPAGADPHPQFFAGFLSAPQAAARALLAVADVAAARYYRRTLPASLDPVVTGNGDRLRFESFSGCCGVYARLDVLPDGLRGADTGHGTTNVDVNNPLREALSRLSGDDPLHLRVGPDEMAVTTLDGPVVEKKVPLPERWLRGFAESQAATTGFDLRAELTAAEAARFLRSLPRTAVGGGAASGALWVVPAGRTLRPTTRPVPGAVCLPGPERLAALQRVLRHATGLRVYGPAPTGAEPTASAWEVALPGMRLTLTLSPEASRGFSGEGGVLEALATDAAAEDAELISVLLAWEPRIDPADLAEQSGLAVDRVRAALTRLGTAGRVGYDIAEAAYFHRELPYDARRAERHNPRLVAARALLAAGAVTLDGPGTALVASGERRYQVRESGGALSCTCQWWADHRGRRGPCKHALATRMALRAATATSATPSVSPAPSGAAR
- a CDS encoding DUF6493 family protein, translating into MNTTENATDDVLAAVRAGRTAELPGLLKPLEPARRRALLAGLKELRRELRSSRWERWEDRNRTNPALVVAGAGCTTGAAAAAAWIGAADLRRWRRRPPTAALLDVLSGRDPKWLGDLAHRLAARSATAEQDYPLISELVRLAGCPMPTTDGCVEGWAAAVGASRSPLVVALRRDPHLAALAPRLFETAEPVGVITWHRDPDGPDNWPTALATLADEGRLDRAVLLDGCTARLLRGGKPAQLKPYQEILEALRPTAEEERERAADWIALAADAPSAVAGSAQQTLARLAAAGHLNPRRLAEMSTAVLFRPEKKLVRSQLVLIGKELTRNPAAAPELLPELAEVFGHADTDFQERALKLVAAHLTDDPGLRAELADRAHLLSPVHRARAVELLGAAAAPAAESGPYRETLPPLPVPAPLAPAPETVAETVELVAAVVNARTATVEEFERALDGLVRHAYRDRAALAEALRPALADRWWLDPEQSRSYTHELPGLEHVAACVLDAPPTGTPQPALVSWRSDCHHTAIGAATHARVAEAAQRMASRPLPFLLATPSVETGSLDPRVLVARLAEYGRLGADPAPADCAQALLRVRRDASAVPEAAALGTPAGDRLAAWLGDAGRPVAVTRRTAPAVQHRWGGVTPARLVLDTAQRTTVVREFPHRFHELAKARTAADRCWDGRDDASVIAVLPEDREALAAWCLPVVTAGSVNEAREAAAALPLLAAAGGPAGPALHLAVATGLGARHPEDRLRAVDALLTLAAQGELDAVGLGCDLAELIALGTVKPGRLADSLRTLAATGAYATTWAVLAAALPALLTGAADPRGAGDLLSTAAECVEQCGAAAPEPAGLASVAARGGSSRLVTQAARLRDALRRNEGAPATGN
- a CDS encoding phenylacetate--CoA ligase family protein; this translates as MSAQQLSDLIRFARHNSPYYRDLYASLPPHVDRLTDLPVVDQQDFWAANALHDSRVLTGPLSEATVYKTGGTTGSPKFSVFTRDEWRTFVTAFGEGLVDTGLRPGHRVADLFYAGELYASFLFVLDSLAHAPVDNVRLPIGGGAPLESTIPTLRDLAAQVLTGTTTTLCRLAEQVVSSGVPLGSVELLLFGGEALFDDQRRLLAAAFPGAEVRSVGYASVDAGLLGRPVPGPDARVHRAFTPYSVVEILDDSTGEPVTEPGRPGRVVVTSLFRRLMPIIRYPAGDRAEWTGTGPGHFRILGRAEEGVRVGPVSLYTQDAQDAVAAADTEGRVVGMQLVVRRWEGRDGLVLRLATAPGDEARDQVAGGREALARAVVAELETVRPLYPDSVRAGFVHPLSVEWARHRDLAVNPRSGKLVRVLDERPTA